The genomic interval TCCGAGCCTGACCGTGCAGACGGCCTGCTCGACCTCGCTGAGCGCGCTGCACCTCGCCTGCCAGGCGCTGCTTCTCGGTGACTGCGACACCGCGCTCGCCGGGGGCGTCGCCGTGGACTCCGTACGCAGGCGGGGCTATGTGCACTACGAGGGCGGGATCTTCTCGGCCGACGGCCGCTGCCGCCCCTTCGACGAGGCGTCCGGCGGGACCGTGCCGGGCAACGGCGTCGGTGTGGTGGTGCTGCGCCGGTTGGCGGACGCGCTCGCCGACGGGGACCCGATCCGCGCGGTGGTCCGGGGCAGCGCGGTCACCAACGACGGCGCCGCCCGCGTCGGCTTCACCGCCCCGGGCGTGGACCAGCAGACCGCGGCGATCAGGGAGGCGTGGGCGTCGGCGGGCCTCGACCCGGCGGACGCCCAGTACCTGGAGGCGCACGGCACGGCGACGCGGCTCGGCGACCGGATCGAGGCGAGCGCCGCGGGCGCGGCGTTCGCGGGCGCCGGCACCGGGGCCGTCGCCCTCGGCTCGGTGAAGGCCAACCTCGGGCACCTGGACGCGGCGGCGGGCGTGGCCGGGGTGATCAAGACCGTGCTGATGCTGGAGCACGGCGTCATCGCCCCGACGGCGGGCGCGGGCCGACCGAATCCGGAACTGGGGCTCGCCGACTCGCCGTTCCATGTGGTCACCGAGGCCGAGCCGTGGCCGGAGCCCGCCGGCGGACCGCGCCGGGCCGGGGTCAGTTCCGTCGGCATCGGCGGCACCAACGTCCATGTGGTCCTGGAGCAGGCCCCGCCGCGCACCCCGGCCGCCGGGGCGCCGCCGGAGCCGGAGGCGCTGCTGCTGGCCGCGCACAGCGAGGACGCGCTGAGGGCGCTCGCGGGACGGCTCGCCGCCGCGCTGCGCGGCCCGGCGGCGCCGGACCTCGCCGATGTCGCCCGTACGCTGCGCGAGGGCCGCGCCCCGCTGGCGGTACGCGCGTACGTGGTGGCCTCGGACCGCGCGGAGGCCGCCGCACGGCTCGACGGGCTGGTCCTCGGCCGTCCCGCCGCGCACCCGGGCGACCCGGCCGGGCCGCGTGCGCTGGGCGAGGCGTGGCTGCGGGGCGAGTTGCCGGACGGGCCGGACCGGGGCCGCCGCGTCTCGCTGCCCGGTTATCCGTTCGCGGGTGAGAGCTTCGGGGCGCTCTCGCTGGACGCCGTCCGGGCTCCGGCCGGGGCGGTGGACGCGCCGCAGGACGCGGGGCCGG from Streptomyces drozdowiczii carries:
- a CDS encoding beta-ketoacyl synthase N-terminal-like domain-containing protein, with the protein product MTEPAAPDTLDSAIAVIGMSGRFPGAPDLAAYWQNLLAGVVSVTDFTEAELLADGADPAQVAGRDHVPSKGVLEGADRFEPALFGFNRTEAAVLDPQHRLLLETAWSALEDAGLNPLGAPARTGVYVGGGVTEHMLAAQTDPALAAQHGALQARILTDREFLAPWISYRLGLDGPSLTVQTACSTSLSALHLACQALLLGDCDTALAGGVAVDSVRRRGYVHYEGGIFSADGRCRPFDEASGGTVPGNGVGVVVLRRLADALADGDPIRAVVRGSAVTNDGAARVGFTAPGVDQQTAAIREAWASAGLDPADAQYLEAHGTATRLGDRIEASAAGAAFAGAGTGAVALGSVKANLGHLDAAAGVAGVIKTVLMLEHGVIAPTAGAGRPNPELGLADSPFHVVTEAEPWPEPAGGPRRAGVSSVGIGGTNVHVVLEQAPPRTPAAGAPPEPEALLLAAHSEDALRALAGRLAAALRGPAAPDLADVARTLREGRAPLAVRAYVVASDRAEAAARLDGLVLGRPAAHPGDPAGPRALGEAWLRGELPDGPDRGRRVSLPGYPFAGESFGALSLDAVRAPAGAVDAPQDAGPDAGPDAGVRALIVETLGLAGEQDMGMTYFAAGGDSLAAVHLVGCLRDDFGLDVPLTLFLEELTLDELARRIVEAGSPDDALDALLSEFENV